From the Teredinibacter turnerae T7901 genome, one window contains:
- the metF gene encoding methylenetetrahydrofolate reductase [NAD(P)H], translated as MTDTNNDISLSFEFFPPKSDAGREKLQAVRTELNQLKPDFFSVTYGAGGSTRENTKGVIKAMRAEGLSVAPHLSFGGDDEDTMIAMIEEYKAAGVDRIVALRGDMPSGMGAAMQLVYANELVAFIRKHFGSHFELCVAAYPEIHPEAKSYLQDIRYLKGKFDAGANCALTQYFYNPDSYFYFVEECAKEGIEGPIIPGIMPITNYQNIARFSDACGAEIPRWIRKRLNDFGDNQESLQAFTTDLVTELCATLLENGAPGLHFYTMNQVEPTRTILTNLGLVD; from the coding sequence ATGACCGACACCAACAACGATATTTCGCTCAGTTTTGAGTTTTTCCCTCCCAAGTCCGATGCCGGCCGCGAAAAGCTGCAAGCGGTACGCACCGAACTCAATCAACTCAAACCCGACTTTTTCTCTGTCACCTATGGCGCAGGCGGTTCAACCCGTGAAAACACCAAGGGCGTAATAAAAGCCATGCGGGCAGAAGGGCTCTCGGTTGCCCCCCACCTGTCTTTCGGTGGCGACGACGAAGACACCATGATTGCGATGATTGAGGAGTATAAAGCGGCGGGGGTTGACCGTATCGTTGCGCTGCGCGGCGACATGCCCTCAGGTATGGGGGCCGCAATGCAACTGGTGTATGCCAACGAATTAGTCGCGTTTATTCGCAAACATTTTGGCAGCCACTTCGAACTCTGTGTTGCCGCCTACCCGGAAATTCATCCAGAGGCCAAAAGCTACCTGCAGGATATACGCTACCTGAAAGGCAAGTTTGATGCAGGCGCAAACTGTGCACTTACACAGTATTTCTACAACCCGGACAGCTATTTTTATTTCGTAGAAGAGTGTGCCAAAGAAGGCATAGAAGGGCCGATTATTCCCGGCATTATGCCAATCACCAATTACCAGAATATCGCCCGCTTCAGCGATGCCTGCGGTGCAGAAATTCCCCGCTGGATTCGCAAGCGACTCAACGACTTCGGCGATAACCAGGAGAGCCTGCAAGCGTTCACCACCGATCTGGTTACCGAGCTCTGCGCCACCTTACTGGAAAACGGCGCGCCCGGATTACATTTTTACACCATGAATCAGGTGGAACCCACACGTACCATCCTTACGAACCTGGGCCTGGTGGATTAG
- a CDS encoding 16S rRNA (uracil(1498)-N(3))-methyltransferase — translation MRIPRIYTQQLLQPEVDVVLEEAASHHLLKVLRMETGRELILFNGLGGEYRATITSATKKAATVTISEHDPVERESPLVTELAVGISRGDRFDWVLQKATELGISRIVPLFSERSEVKLSGERLEKRLSQWQKVVIGACEQCQRNTLPELTAPQSVENYVTDSLCDLRFVLHHRSTHHLSQLAAPASVALLVGPEGGLSDAEIQLAENAGFSPLALGPRVLRTETAPLVALSVVQATWGDF, via the coding sequence GTGCGCATACCGCGAATTTATACCCAGCAACTACTCCAGCCCGAAGTGGACGTCGTTTTGGAAGAAGCGGCGTCGCATCACTTATTAAAAGTGTTGCGCATGGAAACGGGCCGTGAACTGATTCTATTTAACGGCCTGGGCGGAGAGTATCGCGCGACCATCACATCGGCTACGAAAAAAGCGGCCACGGTAACTATTTCTGAGCACGATCCCGTCGAACGGGAATCGCCCCTGGTCACAGAGCTGGCCGTTGGCATCTCCCGCGGTGACCGTTTCGACTGGGTTTTACAGAAAGCAACCGAGTTGGGTATCAGCCGCATTGTGCCGCTGTTCAGTGAACGCAGCGAAGTGAAATTAAGTGGCGAGCGACTGGAGAAGCGCCTTAGCCAATGGCAGAAAGTGGTGATAGGCGCCTGCGAACAATGCCAGAGAAACACACTGCCCGAACTCACCGCACCGCAGTCGGTCGAAAATTACGTCACTGACAGTTTGTGTGATCTGCGCTTCGTATTACACCATCGCTCCACCCACCACCTCAGTCAATTGGCGGCACCCGCGTCGGTTGCGCTCTTAGTCGGCCCGGAAGGAGGCTTGAGCGATGCCGAAATTCAACTGGCTGAAAACGCCGGATTCAGTCCGCTGGCGCTAGGGCCGCGGGTGTTGCGCACCGAAACCGCGCCACTGGTTGCGTTGAGTGTTGTACAAGCTACCTGGGGTGATTTTTAA
- the pflA gene encoding pyruvate formate-lyase-activating protein, whose translation MPTAFSEINFIDIDQEHMLGRVHSFEKCSALDGPGLRVVVFLQGCQFRCLYCHNRDSWDLHAGSLYSVQEVIEQVLPFAGFLQSSNGGVTVSGGEALLQWEFLTLLFKQLKKLGFNTCLDTNGYVKDQLWGANLDELLGYTDLVLLDLKQMNRQRHEALVGVSNDRTRNFARYLADIGHPVWIRHVLVPGYTDDLEDLRSLAQFLQPMTNVEKIELLPYHRLGKPKWEEMGLEYPLGDLEPPSRAAIDEIIVMFKSDYGLELVSA comes from the coding sequence ATGCCCACCGCGTTTTCCGAGATTAATTTTATCGATATTGACCAGGAGCACATGCTCGGTCGGGTCCACTCTTTCGAGAAGTGCAGCGCGCTGGATGGCCCTGGCTTACGCGTTGTGGTTTTTTTGCAAGGCTGTCAGTTTCGGTGCCTGTACTGTCACAATCGCGATAGTTGGGACTTGCATGCAGGGAGTCTCTATTCCGTGCAGGAGGTTATCGAGCAGGTGTTGCCGTTTGCCGGTTTTTTGCAATCCTCAAATGGTGGCGTGACGGTAAGCGGGGGGGAGGCGTTGCTGCAGTGGGAATTTCTCACGCTGCTGTTCAAACAGCTGAAAAAGCTGGGTTTTAATACCTGCCTGGACACCAACGGCTACGTGAAGGACCAGCTTTGGGGGGCGAATCTGGATGAGCTGCTGGGCTACACCGATCTGGTGTTACTCGACTTGAAGCAAATGAACCGGCAGCGCCACGAAGCACTGGTCGGGGTAAGTAACGACCGCACCCGTAATTTTGCCCGCTACCTTGCGGATATTGGCCATCCAGTGTGGATCAGGCACGTGCTGGTACCCGGGTATACCGATGACCTAGAGGATCTCCGCTCACTGGCGCAGTTTCTTCAACCCATGACAAACGTTGAAAAAATCGAGTTGTTGCCGTACCACCGCTTAGGCAAACCCAAGTGGGAAGAGATGGGCTTGGAATACCCGTTGGGAGACCTGGAACCACCCAGCCGAGCAGCGATTGACGAGATTATTGTAATGTTTAAGAGCGACTACGGTCTGGAGTTGGTTTCTGCTTAG